The following are from one region of the Actinomycetes bacterium genome:
- a CDS encoding acyltransferase, producing MSGKEPTSPSEPSTADRLRYLDLLRVVAISAVVIGHWLLVSVTYSHGRLSGQDALDYINWGGWVTLGFQVMPVFFLVGGYVNARSWTSHRAAGQGWAAWVHGRAMRLLWPTTVYVVPMTLAFGLGVASGWNAKELSQAGWLTALHLWFLPAYLVVIAVTPLMLALHERWGLAVPVVMALAACAIDLAAVGWHVRFVGFLNYLLVWGSMHQWGFSWRDGRLTSPPGRPYLLSGIGLVALVALIGPGPFPIDMIGANHERVVNTGPPSAALLAFAAVQAGVVIALQGPASRLLDDPSWWRPVQRLTPAVMWVYLWHMVPVVVVALAVYRTSPVPQPAVGSWQWWALRPVWLLVLGVLVTVLVLGLMRLERPLRRLPAGIDSPTAWSGPLVAAGLLAAGIGLARLAIRGFAPGGHVATAALATYALGIALLAIAARGGHDSTRPRKLRRPSETNSVKNPTSTG from the coding sequence ATGAGCGGGAAAGAACCGACGAGCCCGAGCGAGCCCTCGACCGCGGACCGGCTGCGATACCTGGACCTGCTGCGCGTGGTCGCGATAAGCGCGGTCGTCATCGGTCACTGGCTGCTCGTGAGCGTGACCTACTCCCATGGCCGGCTCTCCGGCCAGGACGCGCTGGACTACATCAACTGGGGAGGCTGGGTCACCCTGGGCTTCCAGGTCATGCCGGTCTTCTTCCTCGTCGGCGGCTATGTCAACGCGCGCTCCTGGACCAGCCACCGAGCGGCCGGGCAGGGGTGGGCCGCGTGGGTGCACGGCCGCGCGATGCGCCTGCTGTGGCCGACCACGGTGTACGTCGTCCCCATGACCCTCGCCTTCGGGCTCGGCGTCGCGTCCGGCTGGAACGCCAAGGAGCTGTCCCAGGCGGGATGGCTGACCGCGTTGCACCTGTGGTTCCTGCCGGCCTATCTCGTCGTCATCGCCGTGACCCCGCTGATGCTCGCCCTGCACGAGCGGTGGGGCCTCGCGGTGCCCGTTGTCATGGCGCTCGCCGCGTGCGCGATCGACCTCGCGGCGGTCGGCTGGCACGTGCGCTTCGTCGGCTTCCTCAACTATCTGCTGGTGTGGGGATCGATGCACCAGTGGGGTTTCTCGTGGCGGGACGGGCGCCTGACGTCGCCGCCCGGCAGGCCGTACCTCCTCTCCGGGATCGGCCTCGTGGCCCTCGTCGCCCTGATCGGACCCGGTCCGTTCCCGATCGACATGATCGGGGCGAATCACGAGCGGGTCGTCAACACCGGACCGCCGTCGGCGGCGCTGCTGGCTTTCGCCGCCGTCCAGGCGGGTGTCGTCATAGCCCTTCAGGGGCCTGCGTCACGCCTTCTCGACGACCCGTCGTGGTGGCGACCGGTCCAGCGGCTCACCCCGGCCGTCATGTGGGTCTACCTGTGGCACATGGTCCCGGTCGTCGTGGTCGCTCTCGCCGTGTACCGGACGTCACCCGTCCCCCAGCCGGCCGTCGGATCCTGGCAGTGGTGGGCACTACGCCCGGTGTGGCTGCTGGTGCTCGGGGTGCTCGTGACCGTCCTGGTGCTGGGCCTCATGCGCCTCGAGCGGCCGCTGCGGCGCCTCCCGGCCGGCATCGACTCCCCGACGGCGTGGTCCGGGCCGCTCGTCGCCGCCGGGCTGCTGGCCGCCGGGATCGGCCTCGCCCGCCTGGCGATCCGCGGCTTCGCGCCGGGCGGCCACGTCGCGACCGCGGCGCTGGCGACGTACGCGCTCGGCATCGCGCTGCTGGCCATTGCCGCCCGCGGAGGTCACGACAGCACGCGGCCCCGGAAGTTGCGCAGGCCCAGCGAGACGAACAGCGTGAAGAACCCGACCAGCACGGGGTAG
- a CDS encoding ABC transporter permease, which produces MTGVATKPTRTAFAAGRLALRALMLRDLVVLRKNFGEFAIRTVIQPFLLCFVFLYVFPKIGSAVGGGSRGDAAQTAFATVLVAGVVGISVMFQGVQSVALQMSQEFGYTREIEDRVQAPCPIWLVAASKVISGSVQGMISAAIVLPIASVVHARGVEAAIDLHWLVIVTLVPLACVTMSSLGLLLGTSFQPRNIGLMFGFVVLPITFLGGTYYAWTRLAPVTIGHWHWLQTIVLVNPLIYVNEGMRAAFTDAPHMHLYVIYPVLVGFFTLFVSLGLRNFRGRVLS; this is translated from the coding sequence GTGACCGGCGTCGCGACCAAGCCGACGCGCACCGCGTTCGCAGCCGGGCGGCTCGCCCTGCGGGCGCTCATGCTCCGCGACCTGGTGGTGCTGCGCAAGAACTTCGGGGAGTTCGCGATCCGCACCGTGATCCAGCCCTTCCTGCTCTGCTTCGTCTTCCTCTACGTCTTCCCCAAGATCGGCAGCGCGGTCGGCGGGGGTTCGCGGGGCGACGCCGCGCAGACCGCGTTCGCCACTGTCCTCGTCGCCGGGGTGGTCGGTATCTCGGTGATGTTCCAGGGGGTCCAGTCGGTCGCCCTTCAGATGTCTCAGGAGTTCGGCTACACGCGCGAGATCGAGGACCGGGTCCAGGCACCGTGCCCGATCTGGCTCGTGGCCGCATCGAAGGTGATCTCGGGGAGCGTCCAGGGGATGATCTCCGCGGCCATCGTGCTGCCCATCGCGTCGGTGGTGCACGCCAGGGGGGTCGAGGCGGCGATCGACCTCCACTGGCTGGTGATCGTGACCTTGGTCCCGCTGGCCTGCGTGACGATGTCCTCGCTGGGCCTGCTCCTCGGCACCAGCTTCCAGCCGCGCAACATCGGGCTGATGTTCGGGTTCGTCGTCTTGCCGATCACCTTCCTCGGCGGGACCTACTACGCGTGGACCCGCCTCGCTCCGGTCACGATCGGCCACTGGCACTGGCTGCAGACGATCGTCCTCGTCAACCCGCTCATCTATGTCAACGAGGGCATGCGGGCGGCGTTCACGGACGCCCCGCACATGCACCTCTACGTCATCTACCCCGTGCTGGTCGGGTTCTTCACGCTGTTCGTCTCGCTGGGCCTGCGCAACTTCCGGGGCCGCGTGCTGTCGTGA
- a CDS encoding ATP-binding cassette domain-containing protein: protein MTVAEGGIIRTVDLTKVYRGADFKAVAELNLDVWSGEVFGLLGPNGAGKTTTAGMLTTRVIPTAGRAFVADIDVVRHPALAKQVIGTVSQTNTLDRQLDVWENLYFHGRLFGIGAAESRRRADELLERFQLEKWAKASVYALSGGMAQRLMVARSVLHRPAVLFLDEPTAGLDPQGRLALWELLRDLNADGQTIMLTTHYMEEADRLCDRVAIMDHGRILAMDTPAALKKGVDADTVVLVRAEGDQERLTAVLLAAVPETTRHRRTEAGVELHVRGGERLLARVVAAAEAAGFEVADLSVAEPTLETVFITLTGKELRE from the coding sequence ATGACCGTTGCCGAGGGCGGGATCATCCGCACCGTCGACTTGACCAAGGTCTACCGGGGCGCGGACTTCAAGGCCGTCGCCGAGCTCAACCTCGACGTGTGGTCAGGTGAGGTCTTCGGCCTGCTCGGGCCCAACGGCGCCGGCAAGACGACGACGGCCGGCATGCTGACCACCCGGGTGATCCCGACCGCCGGCCGAGCGTTCGTGGCCGACATCGACGTGGTGCGGCACCCGGCGCTGGCCAAGCAGGTGATCGGGACGGTCTCGCAGACCAACACCCTCGACCGCCAACTCGACGTCTGGGAGAACCTGTACTTCCACGGCCGGCTGTTCGGCATCGGGGCCGCCGAGTCGCGCCGACGGGCCGACGAGCTGTTGGAACGCTTCCAGCTGGAGAAGTGGGCGAAGGCATCGGTGTACGCCCTGTCGGGCGGCATGGCGCAGCGCCTGATGGTCGCTCGGTCGGTCCTGCACCGACCGGCGGTGCTCTTCCTCGACGAGCCGACGGCAGGCCTCGACCCGCAGGGGCGGCTGGCGCTGTGGGAGCTGCTGCGCGACCTCAATGCCGACGGACAGACCATCATGCTCACCACCCACTACATGGAGGAAGCAGACCGGCTGTGCGACCGGGTGGCCATCATGGACCACGGGCGCATCCTCGCTATGGACACGCCGGCCGCGCTGAAGAAGGGGGTGGACGCGGACACCGTGGTCCTCGTTCGGGCCGAGGGGGACCAGGAGAGATTGACCGCGGTCCTGCTGGCCGCCGTGCCCGAGACGACCCGGCATCGCCGGACGGAGGCCGGCGTCGAGCTGCACGTCCGTGGCGGTGAACGTCTCCTGGCTCGCGTCGTGGCCGCCGCGGAGGCCGCGGGCTTCGAGGTCGCGGACCTCTCGGTCGCCGAGCCCACCCTCGAGACCGTCTTCATCACCCTCACCGGCAAGGAGCTGCGCGAGTGA
- a CDS encoding TetR-like C-terminal domain-containing protein has product MPRAGLRPDVVVAEAADVADEVGLPRLTLQAVADRLGVRLPSLYKHVEGLDDLHRGVSTLALRELGDRLAGAAVGKSRGDAVRAIAEAYRSYAHEHPGRYAATVRAPAPDDHAHLAAADGVLRTVLSVLAGYGLSGSDAIDATRGLRATLHGFCALEAAGGFGLPQDVDRSFTRLVTAVESALPAWAA; this is encoded by the coding sequence ATGCCTAGGGCCGGGCTGCGTCCCGACGTCGTCGTCGCCGAGGCCGCCGACGTCGCCGACGAGGTCGGCCTGCCGCGGCTGACCCTGCAGGCCGTCGCCGACCGCCTCGGCGTACGGCTGCCGAGCCTGTACAAGCACGTCGAGGGCTTGGACGACCTGCACCGCGGGGTGTCCACACTCGCGCTCCGCGAGCTCGGCGATCGCCTGGCGGGCGCCGCGGTGGGCAAGTCGCGTGGCGACGCCGTGCGAGCCATCGCCGAGGCCTACCGCTCCTACGCGCACGAGCACCCCGGACGCTACGCCGCCACGGTCCGCGCTCCCGCGCCCGACGACCACGCCCACCTGGCCGCGGCGGACGGGGTGCTTCGCACGGTGCTCAGCGTCCTGGCCGGCTACGGCCTGTCGGGCTCCGACGCGATCGACGCGACGCGCGGGCTGCGCGCGACGCTGCACGGGTTCTGCGCCCTGGAGGCGGCGGGAGGGTTCGGGCTGCCGCAGGACGTCGACCGAAGCTTCACTCGTCTCGTGACCGCTGTCGAGTCCGCTCTGCCCGCGTGGGCTGCCTAG
- a CDS encoding alpha/beta hydrolase, which translates to MTTNYLQRPHGRIAYDVAGSGPLVVCIPGMGELRSTYRALVPALVAAGHRVAIMDLRGHGDSDASFDRYDDVAAGEDALALVEHLGGPAVLVGNSMGAGAAVWAAVERPSAVNALVLTGPFVRDVPTGWFKAAVFRLTLLRPWGRAAWLAYYPKFFPGRRPADFDEHRAAIDASLRRPAYWRAFHATTHTSHAPAEARLDQVDVPVLVVMGDADPDFADPAVEGRLVAERLHGELVLVPGSGHYPHAEYPEVVTPAVCSFLGRVDA; encoded by the coding sequence ATGACAACTAACTATCTCCAGCGCCCCCACGGGCGCATCGCGTACGACGTCGCGGGCAGCGGGCCGCTCGTGGTCTGCATCCCCGGGATGGGCGAGCTGCGCTCGACCTACCGTGCCCTCGTCCCGGCGCTGGTCGCCGCCGGCCACCGGGTCGCCATCATGGACCTGCGCGGGCACGGTGACAGCGATGCGAGTTTCGACCGCTACGACGACGTGGCGGCCGGGGAGGACGCGCTCGCCCTCGTCGAGCACCTCGGCGGACCCGCCGTCCTCGTCGGCAACTCGATGGGGGCGGGCGCGGCCGTCTGGGCGGCTGTCGAGCGGCCCTCGGCGGTGAACGCTCTCGTGCTCACCGGTCCCTTCGTGCGCGATGTCCCGACCGGGTGGTTCAAGGCCGCCGTGTTCCGGCTGACCCTCCTGCGTCCCTGGGGCCGCGCGGCCTGGCTCGCGTACTACCCGAAGTTCTTCCCGGGACGGCGCCCCGCGGACTTCGACGAGCACCGAGCGGCGATCGACGCCAGCCTGCGGCGCCCGGCGTACTGGAGGGCCTTCCACGCCACCACGCACACCTCGCACGCGCCCGCCGAGGCCCGCCTCGACCAGGTCGACGTCCCGGTGCTCGTGGTGATGGGCGACGCGGACCCCGACTTCGCCGACCCCGCGGTCGAGGGCCGCCTCGTCGCGGAGCGCCTGCACGGCGAGCTGGTGCTCGTCCCGGGCTCCGGGCACTACCCGCACGCGGAGTACCCCGAGGTCGTGACACCTGCGGTCTGCTCCTTCCTCGGTCGAGTCGATGCCTAG
- a CDS encoding phosphoketolase family protein: MTTSSGSSTHAPLTPAEVASIDAYWRAANYLSVGQIYLLDNPLLREPLLPEHVKPRLLGHWGTTPGLNFIYAHLNRVIRNWDLDAIFVVGPGHGGPAAVANAYLEGTYSEVYPEVSRDEDGMRRLFRQFSFPGGIPSHVAPETPGSIHEGGELGYSLSHAYGAAFDNPDLLVCCVVGDGEAETGPLATGWHSNKFLDPVHDGAVLPILHLNGYKIANPTVLARIGDDELTSLLEGYGHTVHWVSGDDPALMHQQMAETLDTVVAEIAAIQRSAREGGETARPRWPMIVFRTPKGWTGPKTVDGLPAEGTWRSHQVPMTEVRNNPGHLQLLETWLRSYRPEELFDERGALVGELAALPPKAHRRMSANPHTNGGLLLQDLKLPDFRDYAVEVKEPGTTYAEAMRVLGGYLRDVVRNNPDSFRIFGPDETASNRLGAVFDVTDRQWMADTIEGDDHLARHGQVIEMLSEHQCQGWLEGYLLTGRHGVFNCYEAFIHIVDSMFNQHAKWLKVTRGIPWRRPIASMNYLLSSHVWRQDHNGFSHQDPGFIDHVVNKKAEIIRVYLPPDANTLLSVADHCLRSRHYVNVIVAGKQPSLNFLSIEDAELHCTRGIGIWEWASNDEGEPDVVMACCGDIPTVETLAAVDILRRELPELKVRVVNVVDLMRLQPESEHPHGLSDREFDALFTTDRPVVFAYHGYPWLIHRLTYRRTNHHELHVRGYKEEGTTTTPFDMVMLNDLDRFHLVMDVIDRVASLGSRAAALRQRMQDERLRCRAYTRLEGIDPPEIGDWTWRY; encoded by the coding sequence ATGACGACGTCATCCGGATCATCGACGCACGCCCCCCTCACGCCCGCTGAGGTGGCGTCGATCGACGCGTACTGGCGGGCCGCGAACTACCTGTCGGTGGGCCAGATCTACCTGCTCGACAACCCCCTCCTGCGCGAGCCGCTGCTGCCCGAGCACGTCAAGCCGAGGCTCCTCGGGCACTGGGGGACCACACCAGGGCTGAACTTCATCTACGCCCACCTCAACCGGGTGATCCGCAACTGGGACCTCGACGCCATCTTCGTGGTGGGACCCGGCCACGGCGGGCCGGCCGCGGTCGCCAACGCCTATCTCGAGGGCACCTACTCCGAGGTCTACCCGGAGGTCTCTCGTGACGAGGACGGCATGCGCCGGCTGTTCCGGCAGTTCTCCTTCCCGGGCGGCATCCCCTCCCACGTCGCGCCCGAGACCCCCGGCTCCATCCACGAGGGCGGCGAGCTCGGCTACTCCCTGTCGCACGCGTACGGCGCAGCGTTCGACAACCCCGACCTGCTGGTCTGCTGCGTCGTCGGCGACGGCGAGGCCGAGACCGGACCGCTGGCCACGGGCTGGCACTCCAACAAGTTCCTCGACCCGGTCCATGACGGCGCCGTGCTGCCCATCCTGCACCTCAACGGGTACAAGATCGCCAACCCGACCGTGCTGGCGCGCATCGGCGACGATGAGCTGACCTCGCTCCTGGAGGGCTACGGCCACACGGTGCACTGGGTGTCCGGCGATGACCCGGCGCTCATGCACCAGCAGATGGCCGAGACGCTCGACACCGTCGTCGCCGAGATCGCGGCGATCCAGCGTTCCGCCCGCGAGGGCGGGGAGACCGCGCGGCCGCGCTGGCCGATGATCGTGTTCCGCACGCCCAAGGGCTGGACTGGTCCCAAGACGGTGGACGGCCTGCCGGCGGAGGGGACCTGGCGCTCCCACCAGGTGCCGATGACCGAGGTGCGCAACAACCCGGGGCACCTGCAGCTGCTGGAGACCTGGCTGCGCAGCTACCGCCCCGAGGAGCTCTTCGACGAGCGCGGCGCGCTCGTCGGCGAGCTGGCCGCGCTCCCGCCCAAGGCGCACCGCCGGATGAGCGCGAACCCGCACACCAACGGCGGCCTGCTGCTGCAGGACCTCAAGCTCCCCGACTTCCGCGACTACGCGGTGGAGGTCAAGGAGCCCGGGACGACCTATGCCGAGGCGATGCGCGTGCTCGGCGGGTACCTGCGCGACGTGGTCCGCAACAACCCCGACTCCTTCCGCATCTTCGGCCCGGACGAGACGGCCTCCAACCGCCTGGGTGCGGTGTTCGACGTCACCGACCGGCAGTGGATGGCCGACACGATCGAGGGTGACGACCACCTGGCCCGGCACGGACAGGTCATCGAGATGCTGTCGGAGCACCAGTGCCAGGGCTGGCTGGAAGGCTACCTCCTGACCGGCCGGCACGGGGTCTTCAACTGCTACGAGGCGTTCATCCACATCGTGGACTCGATGTTCAACCAGCACGCCAAGTGGCTCAAGGTGACCCGCGGGATCCCGTGGCGGCGCCCGATCGCCTCCATGAACTACCTGCTGTCCTCCCACGTGTGGCGGCAGGACCACAACGGCTTCTCCCACCAGGACCCCGGGTTCATCGACCACGTCGTCAACAAGAAGGCGGAGATCATCCGGGTCTACCTGCCCCCGGACGCGAACACGCTCCTGTCGGTCGCGGACCACTGCCTGCGCAGCCGGCACTACGTCAACGTCATCGTCGCGGGCAAGCAGCCCTCGCTGAACTTCCTGTCCATCGAGGACGCCGAGCTGCACTGCACGCGGGGCATCGGGATCTGGGAGTGGGCGTCCAACGACGAGGGCGAGCCCGACGTCGTCATGGCATGCTGCGGGGACATCCCCACGGTGGAGACCCTCGCGGCCGTGGACATCCTTCGGCGCGAGCTGCCCGAGCTGAAGGTCCGCGTGGTCAACGTCGTCGACCTCATGCGCCTCCAGCCGGAGTCGGAACACCCGCACGGGCTCTCCGACCGGGAGTTCGACGCACTGTTCACCACCGACCGGCCAGTGGTCTTCGCCTACCACGGCTACCCCTGGCTGATCCACCGGCTGACCTATCGCCGCACCAACCACCACGAGCTGCACGTGCGCGGCTACAAGGAGGAGGGCACCACGACGACCCCCTTCGACATGGTGATGCTCAACGACCTGGACCGCTTCCACCTGGTCATGGACGTCATCGACCGTGTCGCCAGTCTCGGCTCGAGGGCGGCCGCGCTGCGGCAGCGGATGCAGGACGAGCGGCTGCGCTGCCGCGCGTACACCAGGCTGGAGGGCATCGACCCGCCGGAGATCGGCGACTGGACCTGGCGGTACTGA
- a CDS encoding acetate/propionate family kinase has protein sequence MRILVVNAGSSSLKLAVLDEDDRVLVSENLPIGDRHVVDGALRAVVVEHGPIAAAGHRIVHGGTRFVQPVLVDDDVVRALEALTDLAPLHQPTSLHGLEVVSNALPDVPAVACFDTAFHARMPPASSTYALPSEWRSRWGLRRYGFHGLSHAYASRHAVQLAGLDVARVRVVTCHLGAGASLAAVDGGVSVDTTMGFTPLEGLVMATRSGTVDPGLILWLADRVGMPPSELASTLEHRSGLLGLTGSSDLRAILEREAAGDADATLAVEVYVHRLRAGIAAMAAAMGGVDLLVFTGGVGEHSPAIRSRAADGLGFLGVGLDAEANASAEPDAEVGAQAALVRTFVVTAREDVEIARGVRQVLAKP, from the coding sequence GTGCGGATCCTCGTCGTCAACGCGGGCTCCAGCAGCCTGAAGCTCGCCGTCCTCGACGAGGACGACCGCGTGCTGGTCTCGGAGAACCTCCCGATCGGCGACCGGCACGTTGTCGACGGCGCGCTACGGGCCGTCGTCGTCGAGCACGGGCCGATCGCCGCGGCCGGGCACCGCATCGTGCACGGCGGCACCCGCTTCGTCCAGCCGGTCTTGGTCGACGACGACGTAGTCCGTGCCCTCGAGGCGCTCACCGACCTCGCCCCGCTGCACCAGCCGACGTCGCTGCACGGCCTCGAGGTCGTCTCCAACGCCCTGCCCGACGTACCGGCGGTCGCCTGCTTCGACACCGCCTTCCACGCCCGGATGCCCCCCGCGTCCTCGACCTACGCCCTGCCGTCGGAGTGGCGATCGCGCTGGGGACTTCGCCGGTACGGGTTCCACGGACTGTCGCATGCGTACGCCTCGCGGCATGCGGTGCAGCTCGCCGGGCTCGACGTCGCCCGGGTCCGGGTGGTGACCTGCCATCTGGGCGCCGGAGCCTCGCTCGCGGCCGTCGACGGCGGCGTCTCGGTGGACACCACCATGGGCTTCACCCCGCTCGAGGGGCTCGTGATGGCCACCCGGTCGGGGACGGTCGACCCGGGCCTGATCCTCTGGCTCGCCGACCGCGTGGGCATGCCCCCCTCGGAGCTGGCATCAACCCTGGAGCACCGCTCCGGGCTGCTCGGACTGACCGGGAGCTCCGACCTCCGCGCCATCCTCGAACGGGAGGCGGCGGGCGACGCTGACGCGACCCTGGCGGTCGAGGTGTACGTGCACCGCCTGCGCGCCGGCATCGCCGCCATGGCCGCCGCCATGGGCGGAGTGGACCTGCTCGTGTTCACCGGCGGTGTGGGCGAGCACTCCCCCGCCATCCGGTCCCGGGCCGCCGACGGGCTGGGCTTCCTCGGGGTCGGCTTGGACGCCGAGGCGAACGCCTCGGCCGAGCCGGACGCCGAGGTCGGCGCCCAGGCTGCGCTCGTGCGCACCTTCGTCGTGACCGCCCGCGAGGACGTCGAGATCGCGCGCGGCGTACGGCAGGTGCTCGCGAAGCCCTGA